The following coding sequences lie in one Paroedura picta isolate Pp20150507F chromosome 10, Ppicta_v3.0, whole genome shotgun sequence genomic window:
- the LOC143819577 gene encoding homeobox protein notochord-like, translating to MKRVRTVFTPEQLERLEKEFLKQQYMVGTERVDLAATLSLTETQVKVWFQNRRIKWRKQSLEQKAAKLSQLALAQPTSAERPEGQDSEEDPLEVEV from the exons ATGAAGAGGGTTCGCACGGTCTTTACTCCGGAGCAGCTGGAGCGGCTGGAGAAAGAGTTCCTCAAGCAGCAGTACATGGTGGGCACCGAGCGGGTGGATCTGGCTGCCACGCTGAGCCTCACTGAGACCCAG gtgAAGGTGTGGTTCCAAAACAGAAGAATTAAGTGGCGGAAGCAGAGCTTGGAGCAGAAGGCTGCAAAGCTGTCTCAGTTGGCCCTGGCACAACCAACTTCTGCCGAGCGGCCTGAGGGACAGGACAGTGAGGAAGACCCTCTGGAAGTTGAAGTCTAG